aatatatatactgaaatatttttgtaaaatatgtTAAATCATTGTGTCTGAATAAAGGAATGGAAACAGAATATTGTTTCATTGAGATATCGGAACTTCAACACGaaaaatacatttattacatctaCAATAACATcttatttcataaaatatataccaatcacaaatataaaataaaagcaTACAGAAAAAGCGAAAATTGGACCATAATCTGGAAGACCTTTTTTCATTTTACCACTTACATAAATTTATTCATTAAGAAGACTTTCTGGTACAGTTTGCAAAAAGTGTAACCTTAGGTTCTTCTATATCCCTCTTACTTTGTATAAGTTTGAGCTCCAAATTTTCTGGAGTATGAGGTTTGCCTGGAACGATTCCAACAGCTCGTAAAATTTCACATTGTGGGTATAAGTTAGTTGTTTAATGAGTAAACATTTCAACAGAAGGGTTTTAAGGAAATTATTCAAAGCCAGAGAAAACCTCTGTATGTTGGttaaataaaaattaatcaaGTATCTAGTTATGGGTAATAAACTCACCTTCAGCAGATCGCAATGTCCTTTCTAAAGTAGCCTGTAAGCTGGCAATTGTTTTCTCCAACGACTCTTTCAAATTATTGTTACTTTTATGCATCCAAGCCAACATCAAAGCTGCAAAAATATCTCCAGTACCGACAAATATCGCCTGTTTTTTCTCTAATGTGATGGTTACCCTTTGACATGATTCACCTGAAAGTTAATTTGTTTCAGATGTACACGATGACCAGTTCCTCGATGGAATCTTGCCATGTTGACACACTGGTGAGTACTTATCACTGAACAACTTCTTCATTTAACTTTTCAAGTTGTTATCATGGTTTTGGGTTAACTAatgaaatcaaagatattaaggtaataaatattgaaataccCATTTTGGTACTGGCTAAGGCAAGTAGGTGCCCGTTTCCTCCCAGATCTGAAGAGGAGACCACCACAGTTTTACAACCTTTCAAATGCAGTTTCTCAATGGCTTCCCAACAATCCTCAACATTGTTTATTGTCATATTGGTCAACGATTCCAATTCAAATTGATTTGGAGTGAGTATATGGGCGTGAGGTACAACTTGTTCCCTGTACAAAGGAACCAATTCTTCTGGTACATAGAATTCTCCATTATCTCCCATCACAGGATCACAAACTATAATTCGAGAGCTATGTATATACTATTATTCTACACGAGAATTAACCTACCAAAAACAATATTAGGATTAACAGATTTTAAATGCTTATAAACTGCCACAATTTCTTTAAGGAATGAAGGGGATCCAACATAGCCAGTTAATAAGTAATCATATTTATCAAGACCGTTCTCTTTTAGCCCTTGAAACAAGTCTGATAAGTCTTGCTCTTTCAGTATTTGTCCAGTTACCTTTTTATACTGGGTGTGTGTACACAACTGAACAGAATTGATGAAATCCACTTCGAAACCCAATAGCtgttgaaaatgaatttttgataaaGAATTCAGTGCGGATGCTTTTTCATTACCTGCAATGGGAATACAGCACTTCTGTTTCCAACATATCCATGAACAACATGACTTTGGATTGATAAAACCTTGGGAGAAGAATCTTCAGCCATTTCTTTGTCAGGAGGTTATTGTTAAGAGAGTGAAATATTTATGAGGGAAATGAAATATCATAATCTGTTCACACAGACCTTATCTATGTCGTTTATTTGGTGCTTATCAAGTACTCATTATTAATTACACAATTTCAAGGTCCTTAATTTCATATTCATGTTTTGTTGGGGATTCTGGATTCTGGGAAAATTCTACTTTGAGGTTAGGTGACCTGTCAATTGAAGAGCAtagatttctttatttttcgtaGAGTACAGTCAAAGATGTTCCTCTTTGGTACAAGGTCATTGAACTCAAGTTCAACCACAAAACACTCTTATCTTCTATGGTACAACTGGAACTGAAATCATAGACTTTCCTAGCGCTCAAATGAACTCTTATGAAAAAGTTAAATACCGGTAGTAAAATTTCAAGTTCATTTTCCCTAGAAGGATGTCGCTACATAGCTTCATAAGAGGTTGTACAGGCGGAAATAGGAATATTCTAAGAATAATTCGGTTGAATTCTTAATCAGAAAATTTTGTGCGAAATTTCAATCACTAAGGTGCATAGAATAAagatttctcattattttattaCTCATTTGACTGTCAATTAAGTCCAAGCTTGTTCTCAAAGTTAGCAAATAGTAAAAGATGGGCATCGACTATTACGGAATCCTCCAGATACCCCGAACCAGCACAAGTCTAGATATAAAAAAAGCGTAAACGATAATATCCAGAGAAGCCTCAATCGAAAAATATCGCTCCTGTGTTTTCAGGTACCGGGGATTGGCTTTAGAATTTCATCCCGAACGTCTGAAACAGCCCAATGCCAAAGAAGTGTTCAGCCTGATTTGCGAAGCGTACGATGTTTTGGGCGACCCTTATCGACGCGCGATATTCGACCAATATGGCGAGGAAGGATTGAAGGCGGGGGTTCCCACGAAGGACGAGTTCATCCATCCTTACCACTATCATGGTGATCCGCTTCTGACGTACCGGTATGTCGCTTTGTATGGACCAAAAAAGTTCAGGGAGCTCTGAGAGAGTTGCTCCCagagacaggttgtctctggTTGCTCCAGTCTGTTGGGTCAGGTCTTGAAGTATGGCTAGGAGTT
The nucleotide sequence above comes from Coccinella septempunctata chromosome 4, icCocSept1.1, whole genome shotgun sequence. Encoded proteins:
- the LOC123311934 gene encoding pyridoxal kinase; its protein translation is MAEDSSPKVLSIQSHVVHGYVGNRSAVFPLQLLGFEVDFINSVQLCTHTQYKKVTGQILKEQDLSDLFQGLKENGLDKYDYLLTGYVGSPSFLKEIVAVYKHLKSVNPNIVFVCDPVMGDNGEFYVPEELVPLYREQVVPHAHILTPNQFELESLTNMTINNVEDCWEAIEKLHLKGCKTVVVSSSDLGGNGHLLALASTKMGESCQRVTITLEKKQAIFVGTGDIFAALMLAWMHKSNNNLKESLEKTIASLQATLERTLRSAEGKPHTPENLELKLIQSKRDIEEPKVTLFANCTRKSS